A genomic window from Haladaptatus caseinilyticus includes:
- a CDS encoding DUF7321 family protein, which yields MVSDAAIATVVALVVTASFPFYLYGAWIIIEAETVTWGVLTHHLKFIVTGLLLTTIPAVTWMIPRFFRQFGGLAAVHAFLGLQAYALLVLALTGIVRIFQVKRAHDLYGSPNPEMDISELHENMDSWRWRLRVGVAGYIVFWLLTWMLGVARFFILHTDYL from the coding sequence ATGGTAAGCGACGCGGCGATTGCGACGGTGGTCGCACTAGTCGTGACTGCGAGTTTTCCGTTCTACCTCTACGGGGCGTGGATAATTATCGAAGCGGAAACAGTAACGTGGGGTGTTCTCACGCATCATCTGAAGTTCATCGTTACCGGCCTTCTGTTGACGACGATACCGGCAGTCACGTGGATGATTCCCCGCTTCTTCCGACAGTTCGGTGGCCTCGCGGCAGTTCACGCGTTTCTCGGACTCCAAGCGTACGCGTTGTTGGTTCTCGCGCTCACGGGCATCGTCAGAATCTTTCAAGTAAAACGTGCGCACGATTTGTACGGTTCTCCGAACCCCGAGATGGATATCAGTGAACTACACGAAAACATGGATTCGTGGCGGTGGCGACTACGCGTCGGCGTCGCGGGCTACATCGTGTTTTGGTTGCTGACGTGGATGCTCGGCGTCGCTCGGTTTTTCATCCTGCACACCGATTATCTCTGA
- a CDS encoding DUF7319 domain-containing protein, which yields MADSDSGTKGAGEDAPEKSREELRREVDEKYDFENFGPEDMAEMSLEEWEAAFDPDTWITGEELLDRVEADLKHRIAVREVFAVVERTTHDGEPLLVAYSDEGYAVVYADGSVEGRGTVLRDVKPTVALASMEEYDVPEMPEGDQLPQPDEVPEGSGELGNKLMQTIGGIHIVAGFGMLIAWVLIYFRIIGVPQNIRQGAPLLALVGGGFLVFGFFVLLIVANARLSDRFRSEEYRNRLRSTGVESGDRPDFLPLDESDRDD from the coding sequence ATGGCTGACTCCGACAGTGGGACGAAGGGCGCAGGTGAGGACGCGCCGGAGAAATCCCGCGAGGAACTCCGCCGCGAGGTCGATGAGAAGTACGATTTCGAGAACTTCGGCCCCGAAGATATGGCGGAGATGTCCCTCGAAGAGTGGGAAGCGGCGTTCGACCCTGACACCTGGATAACGGGCGAGGAACTGCTCGACCGGGTGGAAGCTGACTTGAAACACCGAATCGCCGTCAGGGAAGTGTTCGCCGTCGTCGAACGGACCACGCACGACGGTGAACCGTTGCTGGTCGCCTACTCGGACGAAGGGTACGCCGTCGTCTACGCGGACGGAAGCGTCGAAGGACGTGGAACTGTCCTCCGCGACGTGAAGCCCACGGTTGCATTGGCCTCGATGGAGGAATACGACGTACCCGAGATGCCGGAAGGTGACCAACTGCCGCAACCCGACGAAGTACCGGAGGGAAGCGGCGAACTCGGCAACAAACTGATGCAGACGATAGGCGGAATCCACATCGTTGCGGGATTCGGCATGCTGATCGCGTGGGTTCTCATCTACTTTCGAATCATCGGCGTGCCGCAAAATATTCGGCAGGGGGCGCCCCTGCTGGCACTCGTCGGCGGCGGATTCCTCGTGTTTGGATTTTTCGTCCTGCTCATCGTCGCGAACGCCCGTCTTTCCGACAGGTTCCGCTCGGAAGAGTACAGAAACCGACTCCGGTCCACCGGAGTCGAATCCGGCGACCGACCCGATTTTCTGCCCCTGGACGAAAGCGATCGAGATGACTGA
- a CDS encoding plastocyanin/azurin family copper-binding protein, with protein MKRRDFLLAASGVAGGTAAAAAPAGAQQTTTSGGGNQSGGNGTGGNQTTGSAGGNQSSGNQSSGNQSKGGGGGGGATKTVKVGPGGELVFEPAELQISPGTTVKWVWESNTHNVVPESQPDGAGWKGSGSESETFDSGHTYEHTFDTEGSYEYFCAPHKSAGMTGSIQVGGSSGGGGAPAEVDPEDMGVPFQAHYVGIATILMMVVSLIYTFFFLKYGESAHSSGGNR; from the coding sequence ATGAAGAGGCGGGACTTTCTACTGGCGGCCAGCGGCGTTGCTGGCGGAACTGCCGCGGCGGCGGCACCCGCTGGTGCGCAGCAGACGACCACGTCGGGAGGTGGCAACCAGTCCGGCGGCAACGGAACTGGCGGTAACCAGACGACCGGGTCGGCCGGTGGCAACCAGTCGAGTGGAAACCAGTCTAGCGGCAATCAGAGCAAAGGCGGGGGCGGCGGTGGCGGAGCGACGAAAACCGTCAAAGTCGGCCCCGGTGGCGAGCTCGTCTTCGAGCCAGCCGAACTCCAGATTTCGCCCGGCACCACGGTGAAGTGGGTCTGGGAGTCGAACACCCACAACGTGGTTCCCGAAAGCCAACCCGACGGGGCTGGCTGGAAAGGATCGGGAAGCGAGAGCGAGACGTTCGATTCAGGGCACACGTACGAGCACACCTTCGATACGGAAGGGTCGTACGAGTACTTCTGTGCGCCCCACAAAAGCGCCGGCATGACCGGGTCGATTCAAGTCGGCGGCAGCAGTGGCGGCGGCGGTGCTCCGGCTGAAGTCGACCCTGAAGACATGGGCGTGCCGTTTCAGGCGCACTACGTCGGAATCGCGACGATTCTGATGATGGTCGTCTCACTCATCTACACGTTCTTCTTCCTGAAGTACGGTGAGTCCGCACACTCCAGTGGAGGGAACAGATAG
- a CDS encoding DUF7318 family protein, which produces MSSSGSTYGDIHRYEPARESTTAAIAIVLLTIIEVVFVGLFTYGLLNGWGLTEVGNMYLGGVLAIIFIDLAFVLMLYRKEFLPDVMIVKKRRRKWEDLYVREEEQYGTESFGDAWEQFKRAVYPYYKR; this is translated from the coding sequence ATGTCCTCGTCAGGAAGCACGTACGGCGATATCCACCGATACGAACCGGCCCGCGAAAGCACGACTGCCGCTATCGCAATCGTCCTATTGACGATTATCGAAGTCGTGTTCGTCGGGTTGTTCACCTACGGCCTCCTCAACGGATGGGGGCTGACGGAAGTCGGCAACATGTACCTCGGTGGCGTTCTCGCGATCATCTTCATCGACCTCGCGTTCGTTCTCATGCTGTACCGAAAGGAGTTCCTCCCCGACGTGATGATCGTGAAAAAACGACGTCGCAAATGGGAAGACCTCTACGTGCGTGAGGAGGAACAGTACGGAACCGAATCGTTCGGAGATGCATGGGAGCAGTTCAAACGAGCAGTGTATCCCTACTACAAACGATAA
- a CDS encoding Rieske 2Fe-2S domain-containing protein, with protein MAGDDKYPESTGRRRFVKGVVGSATLAGVGTAGAASLKSATASAGEGGGITQFMGVENIAGPAPRAMPQIPVEIDGEGYLKGFFPKPSTEKVQGREVTVAEAKIGGITYSANWFQYCGVQTYKGVKPDADMDNYFRYKEGAGYDWQASEVKAGDKVHIDDFTDYKTWGNGIGKSGLGKPATVTWRSQDVPPSQTMTVQLIRSPKIEEISGESKWLKESTEKGFIANLNKCTHFCCVPSFKGIAGAAKFGAQDKIYCPCHQSVYDPFSIVKKSFVALPRPEDD; from the coding sequence ATGGCAGGAGATGACAAATATCCAGAGAGCACAGGTCGCCGCCGCTTCGTCAAGGGCGTCGTCGGAAGCGCGACGCTTGCCGGCGTCGGAACCGCTGGAGCCGCATCGCTGAAATCCGCGACGGCTTCGGCCGGTGAAGGTGGCGGTATCACTCAGTTCATGGGTGTCGAAAACATTGCCGGGCCCGCACCGCGGGCGATGCCCCAGATACCCGTCGAAATCGACGGAGAAGGGTATCTCAAAGGCTTTTTCCCGAAGCCATCGACGGAGAAAGTACAGGGCCGTGAAGTGACGGTCGCCGAGGCGAAAATCGGCGGCATTACGTACTCGGCCAACTGGTTCCAGTACTGCGGTGTCCAGACCTACAAGGGCGTCAAACCCGATGCCGACATGGACAACTACTTCCGATACAAGGAGGGTGCGGGATACGATTGGCAGGCGAGCGAAGTCAAAGCCGGTGACAAAGTCCACATCGACGACTTCACCGACTACAAGACATGGGGTAACGGCATCGGAAAGTCTGGGCTCGGAAAGCCCGCAACGGTGACCTGGCGCTCGCAGGACGTTCCGCCGAGCCAGACGATGACCGTCCAACTCATCCGAAGCCCGAAGATCGAAGAAATATCGGGCGAGAGCAAGTGGCTCAAAGAGAGCACCGAAAAAGGCTTTATCGCCAACCTGAACAAATGTACGCACTTCTGCTGTGTACCTTCGTTCAAAGGCATCGCTGGCGCGGCAAAGTTCGGTGCACAGGACAAAATCTACTGTCCGTGCCACCAGTCGGTGTACGACCCTTTCAGCATCGTCAAAAAATCGTTCGTGGCGTTGCCACGACCGGAGGACGACTAA
- a CDS encoding cytochrome b has protein sequence MSIERKDDHDHGEWLREKDLTPIESTFLTTLIWMDKRFRIVDYLELLETLYYRVNLQMPKSHTEQYGLDNKFWYWYPLYALGSFSTIAYVVAAISGALLGFYYAPSTAGETTAAYTQLTYIMTDLNFGFMLRSIHRWSAQVMVAAVFLHMLRVYFTGAYKEPREVNWILGIILISLTMVFGYTGYLLPWDQLAFWAGQIGVEMSLSVPLIGEWVAQLLFGGFSLSQATLQRMYILHVFLLPFVVTTLIAVHIGIVWMQGIAEPH, from the coding sequence ATGAGTATCGAACGCAAAGACGACCACGACCACGGCGAGTGGCTCCGCGAGAAGGACCTGACGCCCATCGAGAGCACGTTCCTCACGACGCTCATCTGGATGGACAAGCGGTTCCGCATCGTGGACTATCTCGAACTACTGGAGACGTTGTACTACCGCGTCAACCTCCAGATGCCGAAAAGCCACACCGAACAGTACGGGCTGGATAACAAGTTCTGGTACTGGTACCCGCTGTACGCACTCGGAAGTTTCTCGACCATCGCGTACGTGGTAGCCGCCATCAGTGGCGCGTTACTCGGGTTCTACTACGCACCGTCGACGGCAGGAGAAACGACGGCCGCGTACACCCAGCTGACATACATCATGACGGACCTCAACTTCGGGTTCATGCTCCGAAGCATCCATCGCTGGTCGGCACAGGTGATGGTGGCCGCGGTGTTTCTCCACATGCTCCGTGTCTACTTCACGGGCGCGTACAAGGAACCCCGCGAGGTCAACTGGATTCTCGGCATCATCCTCATCAGTTTGACGATGGTGTTCGGATACACAGGGTACCTGCTCCCGTGGGACCAGCTGGCGTTCTGGGCCGGACAGATCGGTGTCGAAATGAGCCTCTCCGTCCCGCTCATCGGCGAGTGGGTGGCACAGCTCCTGTTCGGCGGCTTCAGTTTGAGCCAGGCGACACTGCAGCGGATGTACATCCTACACGTGTTCTTGCTGCCGTTCGTCGTGACCACACTCATCGCGGTGCACATCGGCATCGTCTGGATGCAGGGCATCGCTGAACCACACTGA
- a CDS encoding cytochrome b family protein: MTDENEPRTDGSGTGIVPPDDETPTWLERKQRTQGLSRLTYEYFERSRREDQDLRQESSYVERDVLAFPTWPHEMIRNLSITSFFVGMILFLAATLPPHLGPPADPSSTPAIILPDWYLYWSFGLLKLGPLNPELAILGGDKLMADRTYGVVANVVVVSIIAIVPFLNKGSARRPVEEPFWGAVGMFGVWFAITISALSIKNLLPIDAHLTFDLAFLVPIVAGTITYAVLKSMREGYMFSLNRRYYRLRPPK; encoded by the coding sequence ATGACCGACGAAAACGAACCCCGAACCGACGGAAGTGGTACCGGCATCGTCCCGCCGGACGACGAGACCCCCACGTGGCTCGAACGCAAGCAGCGCACGCAGGGACTCTCCCGGCTGACGTACGAATACTTCGAGCGCTCGCGTAGGGAGGACCAGGACCTCCGTCAGGAGTCCAGCTACGTCGAACGTGACGTGCTGGCGTTCCCGACGTGGCCCCACGAGATGATTCGTAATCTCTCGATTACGAGCTTCTTCGTCGGGATGATTCTGTTCCTCGCCGCGACGCTTCCGCCGCACCTCGGCCCACCGGCGGACCCGAGTTCGACCCCGGCGATCATCCTACCCGACTGGTATCTGTACTGGTCGTTCGGCCTGTTGAAGCTCGGACCCCTTAACCCCGAACTCGCCATCCTCGGTGGCGACAAACTGATGGCGGACCGAACGTACGGTGTCGTAGCGAACGTCGTCGTCGTCAGTATCATCGCCATCGTCCCGTTCCTGAACAAGGGAAGCGCCCGACGACCGGTCGAAGAACCGTTCTGGGGCGCAGTCGGCATGTTCGGCGTCTGGTTCGCGATCACGATCAGCGCACTGTCGATCAAGAACCTGCTTCCCATCGACGCTCACCTCACGTTCGACTTGGCGTTCCTCGTGCCGATCGTGGCCGGAACCATCACTTACGCGGTGTTGAAGTCCATGCGTGAAGGGTACATGTTCAGCCTCAATCGACGGTACTACCGCCTGCGGCCGCCGAAATAA
- a CDS encoding DUF7315 family membrane protein, whose translation MSSRDDDESETSYSVFDDGSDGDDESKAEGDSGGIASREVVVPLRMYKVVTVFSTMFAVFTVVGGFIALDYATDRATAPLPQVDYPVAIFGLLLIASGTVVYAFSTRFRTEGMGKSKDDSDEPSNNG comes from the coding sequence ATGTCTTCACGCGACGACGACGAATCCGAGACTAGTTACTCCGTTTTCGATGACGGGAGCGATGGCGACGACGAATCGAAGGCCGAAGGGGACTCCGGTGGTATCGCTTCCCGTGAAGTGGTCGTCCCGCTTCGCATGTACAAAGTCGTGACCGTCTTCTCGACGATGTTCGCCGTCTTCACGGTCGTCGGCGGGTTTATCGCGCTCGACTACGCGACCGACCGGGCGACCGCACCGCTGCCGCAGGTCGATTATCCGGTCGCAATTTTTGGCTTGCTCCTCATCGCGTCCGGAACCGTAGTGTACGCCTTCTCCACGCGATTCCGGACCGAGGGAATGGGAAAGTCTAAAGACGACTCCGACGAACCGTCAAACAATGGCTGA
- a CDS encoding DUF7314 family protein: protein MADEFAKGLGIATTAGLAWMVLSGWYTTPGFEETQLLGEIPGGLDMYGNLAIMLREVFFWFAILAMLFFWVLIPGMRQLRQARS from the coding sequence ATGGCTGACGAATTCGCAAAGGGACTCGGAATCGCGACGACGGCGGGTCTCGCTTGGATGGTGCTTTCGGGTTGGTATACGACTCCCGGCTTCGAGGAGACGCAACTCCTCGGTGAGATTCCGGGAGGCCTCGATATGTACGGTAACCTCGCAATCATGCTCCGTGAAGTGTTCTTCTGGTTCGCCATCCTCGCCATGCTGTTCTTCTGGGTCCTCATCCCTGGCATGCGCCAACTGCGACAGGCACGCTCGTAA
- a CDS encoding isopentenyl phosphate kinase, giving the protein MSLTVLKLGGSVITDKDRADTLDGETLGHVADALGEANADDLVLVHGGGSFGHHHANEHGVSTTTGSHDIDAVTDIHGAMKTLNEFVLSRLHDRGIAAVPVHPFSTAVRDANASLTLPTGHIETMVAEGFVPVLHGDVIAHEKEGVTVVSGDELVVSVASHLDADRVGFCSTVPGVLDENAEIVPEITAYEQVADVLGESESTDVTGGMAGKVRSLLELGAPASIFGPDDVSAFLGGETPGTRIDG; this is encoded by the coding sequence ATGAGTCTCACGGTGCTCAAACTCGGCGGGAGTGTCATCACGGACAAAGATCGCGCGGATACGCTCGATGGAGAAACACTTGGCCACGTCGCGGACGCACTCGGCGAAGCGAACGCGGACGACCTGGTATTGGTACACGGCGGCGGTAGTTTTGGCCACCACCACGCAAACGAGCACGGCGTCTCGACGACGACTGGAAGCCACGACATCGATGCTGTCACGGACATCCACGGCGCGATGAAAACGTTGAACGAGTTCGTCCTCTCGCGTCTCCACGATCGTGGCATTGCAGCGGTTCCCGTCCATCCGTTTTCCACCGCTGTTCGGGACGCGAACGCGTCCCTCACGCTCCCAACGGGGCACATCGAAACGATGGTCGCCGAAGGATTTGTCCCCGTCCTCCACGGAGATGTGATTGCCCACGAAAAAGAGGGTGTCACCGTCGTTAGCGGCGACGAACTCGTCGTCTCGGTGGCAAGCCACCTCGATGCCGACCGCGTCGGGTTCTGTTCGACGGTTCCTGGCGTCCTCGACGAAAACGCCGAAATCGTTCCCGAAATCACCGCCTACGAACAAGTCGCCGACGTGCTCGGCGAGAGCGAATCGACGGACGTCACCGGGGGCATGGCCGGAAAAGTTCGGTCACTGCTCGAACTGGGTGCACCGGCATCGATTTTCGGCCCGGACGACGTGTCGGCGTTTCTCGGTGGCGAAACGCCGGGAACGCGTATCGACGGCTAG
- the mvk gene encoding mevalonate kinase, with the protein MTVSSAPGKVYLFGEHAVVYGEPAVPCAIERRATVSVESRSDDRLRVDAEDLSLDGFTIEYGRNTDETPDVDVSESLIRAATGYIDASVEQVRDATGRPSAGFDITIESDIPLGAGLGSSAAVTVAAIDAATRELDVSLSSDELADRAYRAELAVQDGEASRADTFCSATGGAVRVEGDDCRAIEAPELPIVVGFDGGAGDTGKLVAGVRALRDRYEFAGDTVESIGEIVRQGERALAEGSVEELGKLMNFNHGLLEALGVSSRSLDNMVWAARDAGALGAKLTGAGGGGCIVALDPTDETETALRFTPGCEDAFRAELDTEGVREE; encoded by the coding sequence ATGACAGTTTCGAGCGCTCCGGGGAAAGTATACCTGTTCGGGGAGCACGCTGTGGTATACGGCGAACCCGCCGTCCCGTGTGCCATCGAGCGCCGGGCAACAGTATCGGTCGAGTCGCGCAGCGATGATCGCCTCCGTGTCGATGCGGAGGATCTGAGTCTCGATGGGTTCACTATCGAATACGGTCGCAACACCGATGAAACACCCGATGTGGACGTCTCCGAATCGCTCATTCGCGCGGCGACGGGCTATATCGATGCATCGGTCGAACAAGTCCGAGACGCGACGGGACGGCCGAGCGCCGGGTTCGACATTACCATAGAGAGCGACATCCCCCTGGGTGCCGGTCTCGGATCTTCAGCCGCGGTAACGGTCGCCGCAATCGACGCTGCGACGCGCGAACTTGACGTTTCGCTTTCGAGTGACGAACTCGCGGACAGAGCATATCGTGCGGAACTCGCGGTGCAGGACGGGGAAGCCTCACGTGCGGACACGTTCTGCTCTGCAACCGGCGGGGCGGTTCGAGTGGAGGGTGACGATTGCCGAGCTATCGAAGCACCAGAGTTGCCGATCGTCGTCGGCTTCGACGGCGGTGCTGGCGATACCGGGAAACTCGTCGCAGGCGTTCGAGCACTCCGGGACCGATACGAATTCGCCGGCGACACCGTCGAAAGCATCGGAGAGATCGTTCGACAGGGCGAACGCGCGCTGGCCGAGGGCAGCGTCGAGGAACTCGGCAAGCTGATGAATTTCAACCACGGCTTGTTGGAAGCGCTCGGCGTTTCTTCTCGCTCGTTGGACAACATGGTCTGGGCGGCCCGAGATGCTGGTGCGCTCGGTGCGAAACTGACGGGCGCTGGTGGTGGCGGGTGCATCGTCGCACTCGACCCGACGGACGAGACGGAGACGGCACTTCGATTTACGCCGGGGTGCGAAGACGCGTTCCGCGCCGAACTCGACACAGAGGGGGTACGCGAAGAATGA
- the rpsB gene encoding 30S ribosomal protein S2, producing the protein MSDNDSEQVEEETDGLEAAEGEVDAEPTGESGAEPEVDPDEDVGAQAEETEEEEPQFDEDVLGDEEADLLIPVEDYLGAGVHIGTQQKTEDMERFIHRVRTDGLYVLDVSKTDQRIRTAADFLSNYNPEQMLVTSSRQYGRFPAEKFAEAVGARARTGRFIPGTLTNPKYDGYIEPDVVVVTDPIGDAQAVKEAITVGIPVIAMCDSNNNTSNVDLVVPTNNKGRKALSVVYWLLANETLDRRGAEPAYSLDDFESEI; encoded by the coding sequence ATGAGCGACAACGATTCAGAACAGGTAGAAGAAGAAACGGACGGTCTCGAAGCCGCGGAAGGGGAAGTCGACGCGGAACCGACCGGCGAGTCCGGTGCGGAACCCGAGGTTGACCCCGACGAAGACGTCGGCGCACAGGCGGAAGAGACCGAAGAAGAAGAACCACAGTTCGACGAGGACGTGCTCGGCGACGAGGAAGCAGACCTCCTCATCCCTGTCGAGGACTACCTCGGTGCAGGTGTCCACATCGGTACGCAACAGAAAACCGAGGACATGGAACGATTCATCCACCGCGTTCGTACGGACGGCCTCTACGTCCTCGACGTGAGCAAGACCGACCAACGAATCCGCACGGCCGCGGATTTCCTCTCCAATTACAATCCGGAGCAGATGTTGGTCACGTCCTCGCGTCAGTACGGTCGCTTCCCGGCGGAGAAGTTCGCCGAAGCGGTTGGCGCACGCGCTCGCACGGGTCGATTCATTCCGGGGACACTGACGAACCCGAAATACGACGGCTACATCGAACCCGATGTCGTCGTCGTTACCGACCCGATCGGAGACGCACAGGCAGTCAAGGAGGCCATTACGGTTGGCATCCCCGTCATCGCCATGTGTGACTCCAACAACAACACGAGCAACGTCGATCTCGTCGTCCCGACGAACAACAAAGGTCGCAAAGCGCTGTCGGTCGTCTACTGGCTGCTTGCCAACGAAACGCTCGACCGCCGCGGTGCCGAACCTGCGTACTCGCTCGACGACTTCGAGAGCGAGATTTAA
- the eno gene encoding phosphopyruvate hydratase: MTRIEHVRLRQILDSRGNATVEADVLTESGGFGRAAAPSGASTGEYEAIELDPNEAIASAREHAVPRLEGNVFVGDQRDVDTTLRAADGTDNFSEIGANSAVAISMAAAKAAADVLGIPLYQHLGGAFRGDTFPVPLGNVIGGGEHAADATAIQEFLAAPVGAPSVQDAVFANAAVHQEAADILDERGVPSAKGDEGAWAPSIDDDEAFEVMEEAVSTVASDFGFDVRFGLDMAGAELYEDGEYHYRDQTRSTDEQIDYVADLVDEYDLVYVEDPLDEDDYEGFAELTDRVGDRTLICGDDLFVTNVERLSDGIEQDAGNSILIKPNQIGTLSDAFDAIELAVENGYDPVISHRSGETEDTTIAHLAVATDAPFIKTGTVGGERTAKLNELIRIEQNVSRL, encoded by the coding sequence ATGACGCGCATCGAACACGTCAGACTCCGCCAAATTCTCGATTCGCGCGGGAACGCGACAGTCGAAGCTGACGTGTTAACCGAGAGTGGCGGGTTCGGCCGTGCCGCCGCTCCGAGCGGCGCAAGCACGGGCGAGTACGAAGCGATCGAACTCGACCCGAATGAGGCAATCGCCTCCGCTCGCGAACACGCGGTTCCTCGCCTCGAAGGTAACGTCTTCGTCGGCGATCAACGCGACGTTGACACCACCCTTCGAGCGGCTGATGGGACCGACAACTTCTCGGAAATCGGTGCGAACAGTGCCGTCGCAATCAGCATGGCCGCCGCGAAGGCCGCGGCTGATGTGCTTGGCATACCGCTCTACCAACATCTCGGTGGTGCGTTCCGTGGCGACACCTTTCCGGTGCCGCTCGGAAACGTCATCGGGGGTGGCGAACACGCCGCGGACGCGACTGCGATTCAGGAGTTCCTCGCGGCACCCGTCGGCGCACCGAGCGTCCAGGATGCCGTGTTCGCGAACGCCGCAGTCCACCAGGAAGCCGCGGACATCCTCGATGAGCGTGGCGTTCCCTCGGCCAAAGGTGACGAAGGTGCGTGGGCGCCGTCCATCGATGACGACGAAGCCTTCGAAGTGATGGAAGAAGCCGTTTCGACCGTCGCTAGCGACTTCGGCTTCGACGTTCGGTTCGGTCTCGATATGGCCGGTGCCGAACTGTATGAGGACGGCGAGTATCATTACCGCGACCAAACACGCTCGACCGACGAGCAGATCGATTACGTTGCGGACCTCGTGGACGAGTACGACCTCGTCTACGTCGAGGACCCACTCGACGAGGACGATTACGAAGGCTTTGCCGAACTCACCGACCGTGTCGGTGACCGAACGCTCATCTGTGGTGACGACCTGTTCGTCACGAACGTCGAGCGACTGTCGGACGGTATCGAACAGGATGCCGGAAACAGCATTCTCATCAAGCCAAACCAGATCGGAACGCTTTCCGATGCCTTCGACGCGATCGAACTCGCCGTCGAGAACGGCTACGACCCTGTCATCTCACACCGAAGCGGTGAAACCGAGGATACGACCATCGCACACCTCGCTGTCGCGACCGACGCTCCGTTCATCAAAACGGGCACGGTTGGTGGCGAGCGAACCGCCAAACTCAACGAACTCATCCGAATCGAGCAGAACGTATCACGATTATGA
- a CDS encoding DNA-directed RNA polymerase subunit K encodes MAQQHYSRYEKARILGARALQVSYGAPVLVETEESQPILIAAEEYDAGVLPFTVRREEEQ; translated from the coding sequence ATGGCTCAACAACACTACTCCCGATACGAAAAAGCCCGCATCCTCGGTGCGAGAGCGCTGCAAGTGTCGTACGGCGCGCCGGTTCTCGTCGAAACCGAGGAGTCACAGCCGATTCTCATCGCGGCCGAAGAGTACGACGCCGGTGTGCTTCCGTTCACCGTTCGTCGTGAGGAGGAGCAATGA
- a CDS encoding DNA-directed RNA polymerase subunit N, whose protein sequence is MMIPVRCFTCGKVVGEHWQEYKSRAETHMGNEDPGKVLDDLGVERHCCRRMIVSHKDLVDIVAPYQ, encoded by the coding sequence ATGATGATACCAGTCCGGTGTTTCACGTGCGGTAAAGTCGTCGGTGAGCACTGGCAGGAGTACAAATCGCGCGCCGAGACCCACATGGGGAACGAAGACCCCGGTAAGGTTCTCGACGACCTCGGCGTCGAACGTCACTGCTGCCGTCGAATGATCGTCTCACATAAAGACCTCGTGGACATCGTTGCCCCGTACCAGTAA
- a CDS encoding 30S ribosomal protein S9: MVTNTSGKKKTAIARATVTEGEGRVRINSKPVELVEPEMARLKMLEPFRIADDEREDVDVDVDVSGGGITGQADAVRTAIARGLVQHMNDAELRDAFMEFDRSLLVNDVRQSEPKKWGGPGARARYQKSYR; this comes from the coding sequence ATGGTAACGAACACGAGCGGAAAGAAGAAAACGGCAATCGCCCGTGCCACGGTTACGGAAGGCGAGGGTCGTGTGCGAATCAACTCGAAACCAGTCGAATTGGTCGAGCCGGAAATGGCTCGACTCAAGATGCTCGAACCGTTCCGCATCGCGGACGACGAGCGCGAAGACGTGGACGTCGACGTTGACGTTTCGGGCGGTGGCATCACCGGACAGGCAGACGCAGTCCGCACTGCGATCGCGCGTGGACTCGTCCAGCATATGAACGACGCAGAACTCCGTGATGCGTTCATGGAGTTCGACCGTTCCTTGCTGGTCAACGACGTTCGCCAGTCCGAACCCAAGAAGTGGGGCGGCCCCGGTGCCCGTGCCCGCTACCAGAAGTCCTACCGTTGA